AGCGCGGGCCAATATTACCTGGTCGCCGCTGGCTACGGCAAATTGGCGTTCGCCCTGCGCGGTGAGGGCCACAAAGTCGTTTTCATAGCCGTATTCCAGGGCCACGTCCAGTCCCTCGTTGGCGTAAAAGCCTTTGGCCTGGGCCACGTACAACGGCGCAAACTGGACATTGGGAATAAAACCGACCCCCAGATCAATATGTTCCAACGCAAGTGGGGTCTGGACAGCCGTTCCACTGGTTGGGCCGGCAAGTTCTGCCGCCGGCGTATTGTCTCTGCCTGCGGCGCAAGCAGGCAGTAAGGCAGCAAGAATGGTTAAAAAGAAAAGTGATTTTTTCATAGGTGAAATCCTGAATCCTCCTAAAATTTTTATGACCTGCGCCACCGCAGCAGCCAGGTTTCCAGTAAAGTTACCAGCCCGTAAAGAATGAGGGCAATGGCTACCAGAGAGAAAATGGCCACAAACACCAGGGGGGTGTTAAAAAGTCCTCGCGCCTGGTTAATCAAAAAACCCAGGCCCCGGTCCGCCCCCACAAATTCGCCCACCACGGCCCCAATCACCGAGAGCGTCACCCCCACTTTTAATCCGCCAAAAAGAACGGGCAGCGCCGCCGGCACGTCGAGCATGTAAAACGTTTGCCATTTGCTGGCCCGCAGGGAGCGCATCAAATCGCGCAACTCTTCATCCACCGAGCGAATCCCTACAATGGTATTAACCAGCATCGGGAAAAAGACAATCAGGGCGCAGACCAATATTTTGCTCAAACGCCCGGAGCCAAACCAGATCACCAGCAGCGGCGCAATGGCCACCACCGGCACCGATTGTAAAGCCACAATGTAGGGGGCCAGGAGCCGCTCAATCACCGAGTTGCGGGCCAAAAAATAGCCCAAAATTGTAGCCACCATCAGGCCCAAAGCCAGGCCGGTAAAGACCTCGGAGAGGGTGGCCTGGGCGTGATGCCAGAGCGTCCCGTCCGTCAAGGCGCGGCCAAACGTGGTTAACACCTTGCCGGGCGCAGGCAAGATAAAGGTGGGATAATGGCCCAGCCGGATAAGGCCTTCCCACAAAAGCACAAAAAAGGTAAGCGCCACCGGCACCAGCAAAACCTCAAAATGAACTTGCCGCCAGCGCAACCGGCCCAATTTCCAATCGAATGTTTTGGGCGTTATCTCTGCGTTGGAATGTTGGTGTAAACGCGCAATTTCTTGCATAGCCAAACTCCCTTAAAATAAAATACCCCGGTCTATCCAGAGACTGCGGGGCATAAAAACGCGACCGGCGCGGGCGTTTTCCCATCAACTCAATAAAAAAACCGAAGGCTCAAAAGCCTTCGGGGGAAACGCCTGGCAGCGGAACATTTTTTCACAATCAGCCTTAGCTCGCGTTTTTCCTGCCCTGTAAAACGCAGGTGAAGCTGTTGTGGAGTTACCTTCTCCCATCCGGACTATACCGTCGGCTCCGGACTTACACCGGATCTGCCGGCCTCTGGCCAACTCGCGGGCTTGGGGAAATGCCCCCTCACCGCCGGTCGGGAATTG
The genomic region above belongs to Anaerolineae bacterium and contains:
- a CDS encoding ABC transporter permease, which translates into the protein MQEIARLHQHSNAEITPKTFDWKLGRLRWRQVHFEVLLVPVALTFFVLLWEGLIRLGHYPTFILPAPGKVLTTFGRALTDGTLWHHAQATLSEVFTGLALGLMVATILGYFLARNSVIERLLAPYIVALQSVPVVAIAPLLVIWFGSGRLSKILVCALIVFFPMLVNTIVGIRSVDEELRDLMRSLRASKWQTFYMLDVPAALPVLFGGLKVGVTLSVIGAVVGEFVGADRGLGFLINQARGLFNTPLVFVAIFSLVAIALILYGLVTLLETWLLRWRRS